Sequence from the Pyrobaculum neutrophilum V24Sta genome:
CTCAGCCAGACGCATCTGCCTCTCAAGGCCGTAGACGAGCTTCTCGTAGAGACCAACGCCGTATCTCCCGACGCAGATGTGGGACACGCCGTACATCTCCAAGACGTCCGAGAGGTGGAGGTAGTCGCGGCACGTTATCAAGAGCTCCACCCCCCTCCCCGCGCCCTCCCTCTGTAGAACCGCCGCTATCCTCGCCTGCTTCGGCGTTAGCGCGTCGAAGAGTAGCTTAGTCATGGACGTAGACGAAGTCCAGCCGCCCCACCTTCTTCACGAACCCATACCTAAAGAACTGGAGGTAGGCCCCCTCCTCGACGGCCTCAAGCGCCCTCTCGCCGAGGCCCACCTCCTCCACCTTCTTCCCCACAGCCACGGGTTTGACGACCCTCACCTCCACGGGGTCCGCAACCCACTGGACTATCGGCGCGCCCACCCGCCTCGCGGCCTCCAGCTCTAGGCTGTGTAGCCTCCCCCGCGCCGCCCCGCCCCCCACCTCCAGCACCTCCACGTTGGCCAACTCCATCAGCCTAACCACGGCGCCGGGTCTCACGTCGCGGGACGACACATATACCTCAACCCTCCCAGGCCCCAGCTTGTACACCCGCTCCCCCCGCTCCCTGTAGCTGGGGTGTAGCGGGATCTTCGCCACCAGCTCCCTATCTGACTCAAAGACGAGCTTCACGGGCTCCGTCACAAACATGTACCTATTCGCCGCGGGCTCCACCCTCTTCCTATTCAGCGCAAATAGGTTGGAGAGAGCCACCGTGGTGTCGGAGGGCTTTATGCCCACCGTCAGTATGAGCTCCCAGATCGCCTCGGGCAGAATCCCCCGGCTTCTCAAGCCGGCCAGAGTCGGCAGACTCACGTCGTCGTATCTAACCCTCAAGGCCTTCAGCTTAGACTTGCTGAGGGAGGCCCCCTCGATCCTAAGCCTCCCGAAGTGGATCGTGACTGGCTGCTCCCAGCCGAAGTGTTTAAAGACGTAGGACTGCTTCACCGTGTTTACGCTGTGTTCCTGCGCCCTAAGCACGTGGGTGACCCCCATAAGGTGGTCGTCTATAGACACGGCGAAGTTGTAGGTAGGCCACACGACGTATCTATCGCCGGTCAGGGGATGAGGCGTCTTGGAGGTGTCGATTACCCTAAAAGCCACCCAATCCCGCACGCTTGGGTCGGGATGGGAGAGGTCGGTCTTAATCCGCACGACGGCCTCCCCCTCCCCGAAGTCGCCCCTCAACATCCTGTCCCACAGCTCCAGCGCCTCCTCGGGGCTCTGACCCCTGTGTGGACAAGCCCTCCCGGCGTTTCTCAGCCTCCTCCACTCCTCAGGCCGGCAGAGGTCGACGTATGCGGCGCCCATTGACAGAAGCATCCTGGCGTGGTCGTAGTAGATCTCCATCCTCCTGGACTGGATGTGCTCCTCGTCCCACCTCACCCCCAACCACCTGAGGTCCTCCCTTATGGCCTCGTACGCGTTCACCTCGTCGGAGACGAGAGGCCTCTTCGTCCGGGGGTCCGTGTCCTCGAACCTAAGTATGAATCTGCCCCCGTATCTCATCCTGTAGGCGTAGTTCAATATGGCCGGCCTGGCGCTCCCGAGGTGAAGCACGAAGTCTGGATTCGGGGCAAAACGCACCACTACGCCCCCTCTGACGTTGGGGAGCTCGGGCAGACTCTCTATCCCAGGCCTCCTCTGCTCCACCCGCCGCTCCTCCAGAGCCTCGGGCCACCTCTCCCTAAGCAACCTCAGTTGCTCCTCCGGCTGCATGGAGTTTACCTTCGCCACGACGGCCTCGACGAGCTGCCTCACCTCCCTAGCCCTAGGCCTTAGGTCCGGCACCTCGGCCATTATCTTCGCCATCACGGCCTTGACGTCTGCCCTACCGCCGTATTTCACCGCGTTGGCTAATGCGTACTTGAGAACTACGTCTTCAATGTTCATTGCCGGCGAAGTGCCTATCTACCTCCTCTAGATCCTTCAAGCTGTCTACCGAACGCCAGAAGACGTCCCTAAATACGACGGCCTTTAGACGCCTCTGCTTAGCCAGCGACGGGAACAGGGTCTCCTCTATGTTGCCGCGGTCGGGTAGCTCAGACAGCACCCTTTTCCTCAGGGCGTAAACCCCCGCGTTTATGTAGAAGCCCTCCAGAAGCGGCTTCTCCCTAAACCTAGAGATGTAGCCGCTTGAGTCGAACTCCACAACGCCGTAGGGGCTCCTAAGGGGCACAAGCGCTATCGCCCCGTCAGCGCCCTCTAGCGCCTCCACCAACCCCTCTATTGGGAGGTCCGTGAGCACATCGCCGTTTACAACGATGAACACGTCGTCTGTTATATACGGAGCGGCGTTTTTTATGGCGCCTCCGGTCCCCAGCGGCTCCTCCTCGACGCTGTAGAAGAGGCGGACGCCGTATTTCCGCCCGTCTCCCAGCGCCTCAAAGATCTTGTGGCGGAGATAGCCCACCGCCAAGACGATGTCGACAATCCCGTACCTCCTCAGCCACTCGATCTGCCTAACCAAGATAGGCCTCCCCCCCACAGGCAACAGCGGCTTTGGGACCTCAGAGGTGAGAGGCGCCAGCCGCTTCCCAAAGCCGCCGGCTAGAACAACGGCCTGCATGGGCGCAGACGTGGAGACCGTATAAATACGTTACAGGCCGCGGGGGCCCTCTTAAAGCAAAATATAAAAACAGCACCGATGTAGTCGGCATGATTATACACACGTCTCAGATACACCTGATCGAGGACGTGGAGACGTTGCTGGAGAAGTACAAGGTGAAGCCCGTGGCGGTGAAGGGCTCCCGGGTTAACTTCTACTGGCCGCCTCAGCCCACGGGTGTGCCCATAAACCTCCTTAGATATTTCCCCCCGGATATGTACGTGGTATTCAGGGGGAAAAACACGCTGATAGTGGTGCCATGAGGGGCATCCAGAAGAGGAGGGTGGCAGACCTGCAGATAGAGCCCAGGATAAAGGAGGTGCTGATGAAGATCCTCGGCCCAGAGGAGGAGGTGTATGTGGAAACGTCGGGGGGGCGCATTAGGATAATCATATGATAGTCGTGAGGTCGAACCACGTGGAGAAGCTGATGTGGCAGCTGAGGAGCCTGATCCCCCAGATGGAGTCTACCCCCATACTGCTGGCCCGGCGGCAGGTGGGGAACTACGTGGTTGGCCTAGGCACCCTGGGCTACCTATACGCAGCCCTCTCCTCCGTGCTAGAGACGCTGGTGGAGGCCGAGAAGATGGCGGATGACCTAAAGCTCCGGGACTACACGCTGGTGGTGGGGCCCGAGGAGAGCTATATCACCCAGGCGCAGCTGCCGGAGGTCATACCGCCTCTGCCGCAGCCAAGAGACATACCGCCGTTGCCCAAGGAGGAGGCTGAGCTAAACAGCTTCGGCTGCCCCAGCCAGACGGCCGGCATGGTCAAGTTCTGCGTAGACAACGTGGAAATAGCCTACTACCTGTCGCGATGATACTGGTAACCCTGTCGGAGCTTGAGGCGCTGCTGACCTCGCTGAGGGACTACGCCGAGAAGTACCGCACAAACAGGCTTACGCTGGAGGCAGTGGAGGAGAGGTGGCTCAAGTTCCAGGAGCTCGCCTTCGCCTTCGGCATAGAGCTGAAGCCCGCCGAGGGTGTCGAGTTCTACGCCGGCGGCCCCCTGCCCGACAACGCAGACCTCATCAGAAGGCTCGACAGGATGATCTCCATTGTAAAAAAGATGAAGGAGGTATATGGAGATGTAAAAGTGATGGTCGATCTAGATCTAGTGATAAAAAGGACCATTATAAAAATTTAAATAGAGCTGAGAACTAAATGCTATGCCTTTGATAAAAAGACGGGAGCTACCGCTGAGGGTTTCAGACATAATGGTGAAAAACGTCGTAACTGCGAAGGAAAACGAGAGGGTGAGGGAGGTGGCCATCAGGATGTACGAAAACAAGGTGGGGAGCGTGGTCGTGGTAGACGACGAGGGAAGGCCCGTGGGGATAGTCACGGAGAGAGATCTGGTGTACGTTGTCGCAAGAGCTCTCGCCCCCGACACGCCCGTCTGGATGGTGATGACCGAGGACCCGGTCGTCATAAACGAAAACGCGCTGGTGACCGAGGCCATGGAGAAGATGCGCCAGCTAGACATCAGACACCTCCCCGTCGTGGACTCGGCGGGTAAGCTAGTGGGCATGGTGTCCTTTAGAGACATAGTGGACTTCATGGCGGTTTTGATGTCGCTCACCAAGTGAGGGTCCTAATAATCGCGGAAAACCCAGGTTTTACCCCAAGCCAGAGGCGCCACCTCATACGCCGCCTTAGGGAAAGGCTTAGGGTGATCACCGTCCGCATCGCCACTAGACACGTCGAGATAGACGTGGACGCGGAGGA
This genomic interval carries:
- a CDS encoding nucleotidyltransferase family protein, encoding MQAVVLAGGFGKRLAPLTSEVPKPLLPVGGRPILVRQIEWLRRYGIVDIVLAVGYLRHKIFEALGDGRKYGVRLFYSVEEEPLGTGGAIKNAAPYITDDVFIVVNGDVLTDLPIEGLVEALEGADGAIALVPLRSPYGVVEFDSSGYISRFREKPLLEGFYINAGVYALRKRVLSELPDRGNIEETLFPSLAKQRRLKAVVFRDVFWRSVDSLKDLEEVDRHFAGNEH
- a CDS encoding glutamate--tRNA ligase yields the protein MNIEDVVLKYALANAVKYGGRADVKAVMAKIMAEVPDLRPRAREVRQLVEAVVAKVNSMQPEEQLRLLRERWPEALEERRVEQRRPGIESLPELPNVRGGVVVRFAPNPDFVLHLGSARPAILNYAYRMRYGGRFILRFEDTDPRTKRPLVSDEVNAYEAIREDLRWLGVRWDEEHIQSRRMEIYYDHARMLLSMGAAYVDLCRPEEWRRLRNAGRACPHRGQSPEEALELWDRMLRGDFGEGEAVVRIKTDLSHPDPSVRDWVAFRVIDTSKTPHPLTGDRYVVWPTYNFAVSIDDHLMGVTHVLRAQEHSVNTVKQSYVFKHFGWEQPVTIHFGRLRIEGASLSKSKLKALRVRYDDVSLPTLAGLRSRGILPEAIWELILTVGIKPSDTTVALSNLFALNRKRVEPAANRYMFVTEPVKLVFESDRELVAKIPLHPSYRERGERVYKLGPGRVEVYVSSRDVRPGAVVRLMELANVEVLEVGGGAARGRLHSLELEAARRVGAPIVQWVADPVEVRVVKPVAVGKKVEEVGLGERALEAVEEGAYLQFFRYGFVKKVGRLDFVYVHD
- a CDS encoding CBS domain-containing protein yields the protein MPLIKRRELPLRVSDIMVKNVVTAKENERVREVAIRMYENKVGSVVVVDDEGRPVGIVTERDLVYVVARALAPDTPVWMVMTEDPVVINENALVTEAMEKMRQLDIRHLPVVDSAGKLVGMVSFRDIVDFMAVLMSLTK